The following are encoded in a window of Cryptococcus neoformans var. neoformans B-3501A chromosome 13, whole genome shotgun sequence genomic DNA:
- a CDS encoding hypothetical protein (Similar to gi|46098705|gb|EAK83938.1| hypothetical protein UM02889.1 [Ustilago maydis 521], FASTA scores: opt: 542, E(): 1.1e-20, (40.153% identity (65.985% similar) in 391 aa overlap (1-356:1-390))), producing MGFFKRKNAPLIPPVAPTAGQQPNADPYAAPAAGGYGGGDPYTKSKPRPAAGESTEKGGGDPYAATPVYAAGGDPYAKRNPGPRANPNAANDAARAELFGGYKAADVPAERKYGYEGREMEEDFDEDEEIEGIKQEMRGVKQDSLASTRNAVALARQAEESARGTIGKLADQSERIANSERYLDMAKANNQRAEDKTTELKVLSRSIFRPAIVWNKESKRQAQEDKINERHAMERMDRAKALMDVQDTRKRLGAAANPSPHASSPAPEPMPGQQRARKDARSRYQFDATASDDELEDELDENLDETLEVTRRLKGLATAMGDEVSGQNSRLTRVTDKTENLEFAVMKNTERLSRIR from the exons ATGGGCTTCTTCAAACGCAAAAACGCCCCGCTCATCCCGCCCGTCGCGCCCACCGCCGGCCAGCAGCCCAACGCCGACCCGTATGCGGCCCCAGCTGCAGGCGGGTACGGCGGCGGGGACCCGTATACCAAGTCGAAACCGAGGCCGGCCGCTGGCGAGTCCACCGAAAAGGGCGGCGGCGACCCGTACGCAGCCACGCCGGTATACGCAGCAGGCGGCGACCCGTACGCCAAACGCAACCCGGGCCCACGAGCGAACCCGAACGCCGCCAACGACGCCGCCCGGGCCGAGCTCTTTGGCGGGTACAAGGCGGCAGACGTGCCTGCTGAGCGCAAGTACGGGTACGAAGGGcgggagatggaggaggatttcgacgaggacgaggagattgagggGATCAAgcaggagatgaggggCGTGAAGCAGGACAGTCTGGCGAGTACGAG GAATGCAGTGGCGCTGGCGAGGCAGGCTGAAGAGTCGGCGAGGGGCACGATCGGCAAGCTCGCTGACCAGTCTG AACGTATCGCCAACTCGGAGCGATACCTCGACATGGCCAAAGCCAACAACCAGCGTGCAGAAGACAAGACGACAGAGCTGAAAGTGCTCAGCAGAAGCATCTTCCGTCCCGCCATCGTCTGGAACAAG GAATCCAAACGGCAGGCGCAGGAAGACAAGATCAACGAGCGCCACGCCATGGAACGTATGGACCGCGCCAAAGCGCTCATGGACGTCCAGGACACCCGCAAACGACTCGGTGCAGCTGCCAACCCGTCGCCACACGCCTCGTCGCCCGCACCCGAGCCCATGCCGGGCCAGCAGAGGGCGCGCAAAGACGCGCGCTCGCGGTACCAGTTTGACGCCACCGCCTCGGACGACgagctggaagatgagctgGACGAGAACCTGGACGAGACGCTCGAGGTGACGAGGCGCCTGAAGGGGCTCGCGACGGCGATGGGAGACGAGGTGTCGGGCCAGAACTCGAGACTGACGAGGGTGACGGACAAGACGGAGAACTTGGAGTTTgcggtgatgaagaatacGGAGAGGCTGAGCAGGATCAGGTAG